Proteins from a single region of Streptomyces glaucescens:
- the lepA gene encoding translation elongation factor 4 — protein sequence MPATPNNVPEPSRTDPALIRNFCIIAHIDHGKSTLADRMLQLTGVVEQRQMRAQYLDRMDIERERGITIKSQAVRLPWAPTHDKSNTHILNMIDTPGHVDFTYEVSRSLAACEGTILLVDAAQGIEAQTLANLYLAMENDLTIIPVLNKIDLPAAQPEKFAEELANLVGCDPSDVLRVSAKTGVGVDALLDKVVAEVPAPVGVKDAPARAMIFDSVYDSYRGVVTYVRVIDGQLNKRERIKMMSTGATHELLEIGTNSPEMLPADGLGVGEVGYLITGVKDVRQSKVGDTVTSQQKGATEALGGYKDPKPMVFSGLYPLDGSDYPELREALDKLQLNDAALVYEPETSAALGFGFRVGFLGLLHLDVIRERLEREFGLDLIATAPNVVYRVVMEDGSEHTVTNPSEFPEGKINEVYEPVVRATILAPTEFIGSIMELCQTRRGTLLGMDYLSEDRVEIRYTLPLAEIVFDFFDQLKSKTRGYASLDYEPTGEQTSSLVKVDILLHGDKVDAFSAITHKDQAYAYGVRLVAKLKELIPRQAFEVPVQAAIGSRVIARETIRAIRKDVLAKCYGGDISRKRKLLEKQKEGKKRMKMVGSVEVPQEAFIAVLSSDDSAGSGKGKK from the coding sequence GTGCCCGCGACCCCTAACAATGTGCCCGAGCCGAGCCGTACCGACCCGGCTCTGATCCGCAATTTCTGCATCATCGCGCACATCGACCACGGCAAGTCCACGCTCGCCGACCGGATGCTCCAGCTGACCGGTGTGGTCGAGCAGCGGCAGATGCGCGCCCAGTACCTCGACCGCATGGACATCGAGCGCGAGCGCGGCATCACGATCAAGTCCCAGGCGGTGCGTCTGCCGTGGGCCCCGACCCACGACAAGAGCAACACGCACATCCTCAACATGATCGACACGCCGGGGCACGTCGACTTCACCTATGAGGTCTCGCGGTCGCTCGCCGCGTGCGAGGGGACGATCCTCCTCGTCGACGCCGCCCAGGGCATCGAGGCGCAGACCCTCGCCAACCTCTACCTGGCGATGGAGAACGACCTCACGATCATCCCCGTGCTGAACAAGATCGACCTGCCGGCGGCGCAGCCCGAGAAGTTCGCCGAGGAGCTGGCGAACCTGGTCGGCTGCGACCCGAGCGACGTGCTCCGGGTCTCCGCGAAGACCGGTGTGGGTGTCGACGCGCTGCTCGACAAGGTCGTCGCCGAGGTCCCCGCGCCGGTCGGCGTCAAGGACGCGCCCGCGCGCGCCATGATCTTCGACTCCGTCTACGACTCGTACCGCGGTGTCGTGACGTACGTCCGTGTCATCGACGGCCAGCTCAACAAGCGCGAGCGCATCAAGATGATGTCGACCGGCGCCACCCACGAGCTGCTGGAGATCGGCACCAACTCGCCGGAGATGCTGCCGGCCGACGGCCTCGGCGTCGGCGAGGTGGGCTATCTGATCACCGGGGTGAAGGACGTCCGCCAGTCGAAGGTCGGTGACACGGTCACCAGTCAGCAGAAGGGGGCCACGGAGGCGCTCGGCGGGTACAAGGACCCGAAGCCGATGGTCTTCTCCGGCCTGTATCCGCTGGACGGGTCGGACTACCCGGAGCTGCGCGAGGCCCTCGACAAGCTCCAGCTCAACGACGCCGCGCTCGTCTACGAACCGGAGACGTCCGCGGCCCTCGGCTTCGGCTTCCGCGTCGGCTTCCTCGGCCTGCTGCACCTGGACGTGATCCGGGAGCGGCTGGAGCGCGAGTTCGGGCTGGACCTGATCGCGACCGCGCCGAACGTGGTCTACCGGGTGGTGATGGAGGACGGCAGCGAGCACACCGTCACCAACCCGAGCGAGTTCCCCGAGGGCAAGATCAACGAGGTGTACGAGCCGGTCGTGCGGGCCACGATCCTCGCGCCGACCGAGTTCATCGGCTCGATCATGGAGCTGTGCCAGACCCGGCGCGGCACCCTCCTCGGCATGGACTACCTCTCCGAGGACCGGGTCGAGATCCGCTACACCCTGCCGCTCGCCGAGATCGTCTTCGACTTCTTCGACCAGCTGAAGTCGAAGACGCGCGGCTACGCCTCGCTGGACTACGAGCCCACCGGCGAGCAGACCTCCAGCCTGGTGAAGGTCGACATCCTGCTGCACGGCGACAAGGTCGACGCCTTCTCCGCCATCACCCACAAGGACCAGGCGTACGCCTACGGGGTGCGGCTGGTGGCCAAGCTCAAGGAGCTGATCCCGCGGCAGGCCTTCGAGGTGCCCGTGCAGGCCGCCATCGGCTCCCGGGTGATCGCCCGCGAGACCATCCGCGCCATCCGCAAGGACGTCCTCGCCAAGTGCTACGGCGGTGACATCTCCCGCAAGCGGAAGCTGCTGGAGAAGCAGAAGGAAGGCAAGAAGCGGATGAAGATGGTGGGTTCCGTGGAGGTTCCGCAGGAGGCCTTCATCGCGGTGCTCTCCAGCGACGACAGCGCGGGATCGGGCAAGGGCAAGAAGTAA
- a CDS encoding ATP-binding SpoIIE family protein phosphatase: MGAIPTQRESLAYPETDPVTAPAPPQARTTLTGGPLAPGAARRLLRTSLREWGDLGLPGADRVGEDAAVVVSELVTNAVVHAGTDVELECRLEPDTGALVVEVCDRHPSRAPRDAAGEPAHGIPEYGRGLRLVAALCESWGVTYRRGAKTVWARVTGDGHPRQEDPGGSLSVAGLLAPERRRAERDRAWLGRGALSFLAEASDLLAGQLDEDLVAALTGQLLVPRLADWCAIWLEDEAMGRARRPDGGVGAPGPRLARVWHASEDHTEELRRALEKEPPGTAEETETGGPVPYPWPGEALSAAPTGAAAPATPTGAATPTGAAAPTGAAAPGTAMAFRLVAGGRPLGTLVIGRAGVTRLPGEVTGLVEDLSRRVALAIGAARQYARQVTISSVLQRGLLPGTVPEVPGLRSALVHEPCDVGGPSGDFYDLFPAGDGRWCFAIGDVQGKGPEAAVVIGLARPWLRLLAREGYRVADVLDRLNQLLLDDATEAADAAARALAGPLAPGDGPQTRFLSLLYGELAPFDGGVRCTLAAAGHPLPLLLGPAGDVRTVARPQTLLGVVEDETYTSETFALHPGDTLLCVTDGVTERRCGSRQFDDGDGLAAALAGCAGLSAELVAERIRRQVHDFGDSPPEDDLALLVLQAERRP, translated from the coding sequence ATGGGGGCCATACCGACACAGCGGGAGTCTTTGGCGTACCCGGAGACCGACCCCGTGACCGCGCCCGCGCCGCCCCAGGCGCGCACCACCCTCACCGGGGGCCCGCTCGCCCCGGGCGCCGCCCGCCGGCTGCTGCGCACGTCGCTGCGCGAGTGGGGCGACCTGGGGCTGCCCGGCGCGGACCGGGTCGGCGAGGACGCCGCGGTCGTCGTCAGCGAACTGGTCACCAACGCGGTCGTGCACGCCGGCACCGACGTGGAACTGGAGTGCCGGCTGGAGCCGGACACCGGCGCGCTCGTCGTCGAGGTCTGCGACCGCCACCCCTCCCGCGCCCCGCGCGACGCGGCCGGCGAGCCCGCCCACGGGATCCCCGAGTACGGCCGCGGCCTCCGCCTCGTCGCCGCCCTCTGCGAATCCTGGGGCGTCACCTACCGCCGGGGCGCCAAGACCGTGTGGGCGCGGGTGACCGGCGACGGGCACCCGCGGCAGGAGGACCCCGGCGGGTCCCTGTCGGTCGCCGGACTGCTCGCGCCCGAGCGGCGGCGGGCCGAGCGGGACCGCGCCTGGCTGGGACGCGGTGCCCTGTCCTTCCTAGCCGAGGCGTCCGACCTGCTCGCCGGGCAGCTCGACGAGGACCTGGTGGCCGCCCTCACCGGCCAGCTGCTGGTGCCCCGGCTCGCCGACTGGTGCGCCATCTGGCTGGAGGACGAGGCTATGGGCCGCGCCCGCCGTCCCGACGGCGGCGTGGGCGCGCCCGGTCCCCGCCTGGCCCGCGTCTGGCACGCCAGCGAGGACCACACGGAGGAACTGCGCCGCGCCCTGGAGAAGGAGCCGCCCGGCACGGCCGAGGAGACGGAGACCGGCGGGCCGGTGCCCTACCCCTGGCCGGGGGAGGCCCTGAGCGCCGCCCCCACCGGGGCCGCTGCCCCCGCCACCCCCACCGGGGCCGCCACCCCCACCGGGGCCGCCGCCCCCACCGGGGCCGCCGCCCCCGGCACCGCCATGGCGTTCCGGCTCGTCGCCGGGGGGCGGCCGCTCGGGACGCTGGTCATCGGGCGGGCCGGGGTCACACGGCTGCCCGGCGAGGTGACCGGGCTGGTGGAGGACCTGAGCCGCAGGGTGGCGCTGGCCATCGGGGCGGCCCGGCAGTACGCCCGGCAGGTCACCATCAGCTCCGTCCTCCAGCGCGGACTGCTGCCCGGCACGGTCCCCGAGGTCCCCGGACTGCGCAGCGCCCTGGTGCACGAGCCGTGCGACGTCGGCGGGCCCAGCGGCGACTTCTACGACCTCTTCCCGGCCGGCGACGGCCGCTGGTGCTTCGCCATCGGCGACGTCCAGGGCAAGGGCCCGGAGGCCGCCGTCGTGATCGGCCTGGCCCGCCCCTGGCTGCGGTTGCTCGCCCGCGAGGGCTACCGCGTCGCCGACGTCCTCGACCGCCTCAACCAGCTGCTCCTCGACGACGCCACCGAGGCCGCCGACGCCGCCGCCCGTGCCCTGGCCGGGCCCCTCGCCCCCGGCGACGGCCCGCAGACCCGCTTCCTCTCCCTCCTCTACGGCGAGCTGGCCCCCTTCGACGGCGGCGTCCGCTGCACCCTCGCCGCCGCGGGCCACCCCCTCCCGCTGCTCCTCGGTCCCGCCGGCGACGTCCGCACCGTCGCCCGCCCGCAGACCCTGCTCGGCGTCGTCGAGGACGAGACCTACACCAGCGAGACCTTCGCACTGCACCCCGGCGACACCCTGCTCTGCGTGACCGACGGGGTCACCGAGCGCCGCTGCGGCTCCCGCCAGTTCGACGACGGCGACGGTCTCGCGGCGGCGCTGGCCGGGTGCGCGGGCCTGAGCGCGGAGCTGGTCGCCGAGCGGATCCGGCGGCAGGTGCACGACTTCGGCGACAGCCCGCCCGAGGACGATCTCGCCCTGCTGGTCCTCCAGGCCGAGCGGCGGCCGTAG
- the holA gene encoding DNA polymerase III subunit delta: protein MARKAANDDPLAPVTLAVGQEDLLLDRAVQEVVAAARAADADTDVRDLTPDQLQPGTLAELTSPSLFAERKVVVVRNAQDLSADTVKDVKAYLGAPAEEITLVLLHAGGAKGKGLLDAARKAGAREVACPKMTKPADRLAFVRQEFRAAGRSATPEACQALVDAIGSDLRELASAVSQLVADVEGTIDEAVVGRYYTGRAEASSFTVADRAVEGRAAEALEALRWSLATGVAPVLITSALAQGVRAIGKLSSARGGRPADLARELGMPPWKIDRVRQQMRGWTPDGVAVALRAVAEADAGVKGGGDDPEYALEKAVVIIARAARSRGRA from the coding sequence ATGGCCAGGAAAGCTGCGAATGACGACCCTCTCGCCCCGGTGACGCTCGCCGTGGGCCAGGAGGACCTCCTGCTCGACCGTGCCGTGCAGGAGGTGGTGGCCGCCGCGCGGGCCGCCGACGCCGACACGGACGTACGTGACCTGACCCCCGATCAGCTCCAGCCCGGCACCCTCGCCGAGCTGACCAGTCCGTCGCTCTTCGCGGAGCGCAAGGTGGTGGTCGTGCGCAACGCGCAGGACCTGTCCGCGGACACCGTCAAGGACGTGAAGGCCTACCTCGGCGCGCCCGCCGAGGAGATCACCCTCGTGCTGCTGCACGCGGGCGGCGCCAAGGGCAAGGGCCTCCTGGACGCCGCGCGCAAGGCGGGGGCGCGGGAGGTGGCCTGCCCGAAGATGACGAAGCCGGCCGACCGGCTGGCGTTCGTGCGCCAGGAGTTCCGGGCGGCCGGGCGGTCCGCCACGCCGGAGGCGTGCCAGGCACTCGTCGACGCGATCGGCAGCGATCTGCGGGAGCTCGCGTCGGCCGTGTCCCAGCTGGTCGCCGACGTGGAGGGGACCATCGACGAGGCGGTCGTCGGGCGGTACTACACGGGCCGGGCCGAGGCCTCCAGCTTCACCGTCGCCGACCGGGCGGTGGAGGGGCGGGCGGCCGAGGCGCTGGAGGCGCTGCGCTGGTCGCTGGCCACCGGTGTCGCCCCGGTGCTGATCACCAGCGCGCTCGCCCAGGGAGTGCGGGCGATCGGCAAGCTGTCCTCCGCGCGCGGCGGGCGCCCCGCCGATCTAGCGCGGGAGCTGGGCATGCCGCCGTGGAAGATCGACCGGGTCCGGCAGCAGATGCGGGGCTGGACGCCGGACGGGGTCGCCGTCGCGCTGCGGGCGGTGGCCGAGGCGGACGCCGGGGTGAAGGGCGGCGGGGACGACCCCGAGTACGCACTGGAGAAGGCCGTCGTCATCATCGCCAGGGCCGCGCGGTCCAGAGGGCGGGCGTAG
- a CDS encoding AMP-dependent synthetase/ligase — protein sequence MTDTQTLIENRPPSVAGLFLERVAATPDAEAYRYPVPPASGQGPDAWQSLSWAQAAERVYAIAAGLIELGIEPEQCVALASATRIEWILADLGIMCAGAATTTIYPQTNADESAFLLSDSASRVLIAENAEQLAKARAKRAELPELAHVVVIDTTGVETGDWVIGLGELEARGAARLEKDPELIKRRVGAITKDQLATLIYTSGTTGRPRGVRLLHDNWSYMAKAIAATGLVTRDDVQYLWLPLAHVFGKVLTSGQIEVGHVTAVDGRVDKIIENLPVVQPTYMAAVPRIFEKVYNGVVAKARAGGPAKYKIFQWAAEVAREYAKVTQDNFRRTGNATAPFALSAKHAVADKLVYAKLREAFGGRLRACVSGSVALAPEIGYFFSGAGIHILEGYGLTESAAASFVNPGEAYRTGTVGKPLPGTEVRIAEDGEILLRGPGIMAGYHGLPEKTAEVLEPDGWFHTGDIGELSNDGYLRITDRKKDLFKTSGGKYIAPTEIEGAFKAVCPFVSNILVHGADRNYCTALIALDEAAILGWAKENGLAGKSYAEVVAAPATVEMVDGYIQQLNAGLQRWQTIKKFRLLPRDLDVEHGEITPSLKLKRPVVEREYKHLIEEMYEGTREK from the coding sequence GTGACCGACACACAGACCCTGATCGAGAACCGTCCGCCGTCCGTCGCGGGCCTCTTCCTGGAGCGCGTGGCCGCCACCCCGGACGCCGAGGCATACCGCTACCCGGTGCCGCCGGCTTCCGGCCAGGGCCCCGACGCCTGGCAGTCGCTGAGCTGGGCGCAGGCCGCCGAGCGGGTGTACGCCATCGCGGCGGGGCTGATCGAGCTGGGGATCGAACCGGAGCAGTGCGTCGCGCTCGCCTCCGCCACCCGGATCGAGTGGATCCTCGCCGACCTCGGCATCATGTGCGCGGGCGCGGCCACCACCACGATCTACCCGCAGACCAACGCCGACGAGTCGGCCTTCCTCCTCTCCGATTCCGCCAGCCGCGTGCTGATCGCGGAGAACGCCGAGCAGCTGGCCAAGGCGCGGGCCAAGCGCGCCGAGCTGCCCGAGCTGGCCCACGTCGTGGTCATCGACACCACCGGCGTCGAGACCGGCGACTGGGTGATCGGCCTGGGCGAACTCGAGGCCCGCGGCGCCGCCCGGCTGGAGAAGGACCCCGAGCTGATCAAGCGGCGGGTCGGCGCGATCACCAAGGACCAGCTGGCCACCCTCATCTACACCTCCGGCACCACCGGCCGCCCGCGGGGCGTGCGGCTGCTGCACGACAACTGGTCGTACATGGCGAAGGCCATCGCGGCGACCGGCCTGGTCACCCGCGACGACGTGCAGTACCTGTGGCTGCCGCTCGCCCACGTCTTCGGCAAGGTGCTGACCTCCGGGCAGATCGAGGTGGGCCACGTCACCGCCGTCGACGGCCGGGTCGACAAGATCATCGAGAATCTGCCGGTCGTCCAGCCCACGTACATGGCGGCCGTGCCCCGGATCTTCGAGAAGGTCTACAACGGCGTCGTCGCCAAGGCCCGGGCCGGCGGCCCCGCCAAGTACAAGATCTTCCAGTGGGCCGCCGAGGTCGCCCGCGAGTACGCCAAGGTCACCCAGGACAACTTCCGCCGCACCGGCAACGCCACCGCCCCCTTCGCCCTGTCCGCCAAGCACGCGGTCGCCGACAAGCTCGTCTACGCCAAGCTGCGTGAGGCCTTCGGCGGCCGGCTGCGGGCCTGCGTCTCCGGCTCGGTCGCCCTCGCCCCCGAGATCGGCTACTTCTTCTCCGGCGCCGGCATCCACATCCTCGAGGGCTACGGCCTCACCGAGTCCGCCGCCGCCTCCTTCGTCAACCCCGGCGAGGCCTACCGCACCGGCACGGTCGGCAAGCCGCTGCCCGGCACCGAGGTGCGGATCGCCGAGGACGGCGAGATCCTGCTGCGCGGCCCCGGGATCATGGCCGGTTACCACGGCCTGCCCGAGAAGACCGCCGAGGTGCTGGAGCCGGACGGCTGGTTCCACACCGGCGACATCGGCGAGCTGTCCAACGACGGCTACCTGCGGATCACCGACCGCAAGAAGGACCTGTTCAAGACCTCGGGCGGCAAGTACATCGCGCCGACCGAGATCGAGGGCGCGTTCAAGGCGGTCTGCCCCTTCGTCTCCAACATCCTCGTGCACGGCGCCGACCGGAACTACTGCACCGCGCTCATCGCCCTGGACGAGGCCGCGATCCTCGGCTGGGCGAAGGAGAACGGCCTGGCGGGCAAGTCGTACGCCGAGGTGGTCGCCGCGCCCGCCACCGTCGAGATGGTCGACGGCTACATCCAGCAGCTCAACGCCGGGCTCCAGCGCTGGCAGACCATCAAGAAGTTCCGGCTCCTGCCGCGCGACCTCGACGTCGAGCACGGCGAGATCACCCCGAGCCTGAAGCTGAAGCGGCCGGTGGTGGAGCGCGAGTACAAGCACCTGATCGAGGAGATGTACGAGGGGACGCGCGAGAAGTAG
- a CDS encoding nuclear transport factor 2 family protein, which yields MAEHPHAQVVRKGYEAFTRGDMDTLRELMTSDCTHHVPGSHPLSGDFKGQDAIIDMYRRMHEETGGNMQVDLRGVAVDGRGHAVGMMRFTADRGGKHIDDDGALVFRIVGDKISDIDECVQDIEANNDFWS from the coding sequence ATGGCTGAACACCCGCACGCCCAAGTCGTACGCAAGGGGTACGAAGCCTTCACCCGGGGCGACATGGACACCCTGCGCGAGCTGATGACCTCGGACTGCACCCATCACGTGCCCGGCAGCCACCCGCTGTCCGGTGACTTCAAGGGGCAGGACGCGATCATCGACATGTACCGCCGGATGCACGAGGAGACCGGCGGGAACATGCAGGTCGACCTGCGCGGCGTCGCCGTGGACGGCCGGGGCCACGCGGTCGGCATGATGCGCTTCACGGCCGACCGCGGCGGCAAGCACATCGACGACGACGGCGCCCTCGTCTTCCGGATCGTCGGCGACAAGATCAGCGACATCGACGAGTGCGTCCAGGACATCGAGGCGAACAACGACTTCTGGTCGTGA
- the rpsT gene encoding 30S ribosomal protein S20, with translation MANIKSQIKRIKTNEKARLRNKAVKSSLKTAIRKAREAAAAGDVEKATEYQRAAARQLDKAVSKGVIHKNQAANKKSALAAKVASLQG, from the coding sequence GTGGCGAACATCAAGTCCCAGATCAAGCGGATCAAGACCAACGAGAAGGCCCGGCTGCGCAACAAGGCCGTCAAGTCCTCCCTGAAGACCGCGATCCGCAAGGCCCGCGAGGCCGCTGCCGCGGGTGACGTCGAGAAGGCCACCGAGTACCAGCGCGCTGCCGCGCGTCAGCTCGACAAGGCCGTCTCCAAGGGCGTCATCCACAAGAACCAGGCCGCCAACAAGAAGTCGGCGCTGGCTGCGAAGGTCGCGTCCCTCCAGGGCTGA
- the hemW gene encoding radical SAM family heme chaperone HemW → MPSALPDGEPVPADGALPASALAGAADRPLGFYLHVPYCATRCGYCDFNTYTATELRGTGGVLASRDNYAGTLTDEIRLARKVLGDDPREVRTVFVGGGTPTLLAAGDLVRMLGAIREEFGLAADAEITTEANPESVDPAYLAELRDGGFNRISFGMQSARQHVLKVLDRTHTPGRPEACVAEARAAGFEHVNLDLIYGTPGESDDDWRASLDAALGAGPDHVSAYALIVEEGTRLARRIRRGEVPMTDDDVHADRYLIAEERLSAAGYDWYEVSNWATSQAGRCLHNELYWRGADWWGAGPGAHSHVGGVRWWNVKHPGAYAAALAAGRSPGAGRELLSDEDRRVERILLELRLREGVPLDLLREEGLKASRRALSEGLLQEEPYDRGRAVLTLRGRLLADAVVRDLVD, encoded by the coding sequence ATGCCTTCCGCACTCCCCGACGGCGAGCCCGTCCCCGCCGACGGCGCGCTGCCCGCGTCCGCGCTCGCCGGGGCGGCCGACCGCCCCCTCGGGTTCTACCTGCACGTCCCGTACTGCGCGACCCGCTGCGGCTACTGCGACTTCAACACCTACACCGCCACCGAGCTGCGCGGCACCGGCGGCGTCCTCGCCTCCCGCGACAACTACGCCGGCACCCTGACCGACGAGATCCGCCTGGCCCGCAAGGTCCTCGGCGACGACCCGCGCGAGGTCCGCACGGTCTTCGTCGGCGGCGGCACGCCCACCCTGCTGGCGGCCGGTGACCTCGTGCGGATGCTGGGGGCGATCCGCGAGGAGTTCGGGCTCGCGGCCGACGCCGAGATCACGACGGAGGCGAACCCCGAGTCGGTGGACCCCGCCTACCTCGCCGAGCTGCGGGACGGCGGTTTCAACCGGATCTCCTTCGGCATGCAGAGCGCGCGGCAGCACGTGCTGAAGGTCCTCGACCGCACCCACACCCCCGGCCGCCCCGAGGCGTGCGTCGCGGAGGCCCGCGCGGCGGGCTTCGAGCACGTCAACCTCGACCTGATCTACGGCACGCCCGGCGAGTCCGACGACGACTGGCGCGCCTCGCTGGACGCGGCCCTCGGCGCCGGCCCGGACCACGTCTCGGCGTACGCCCTGATCGTCGAGGAGGGCACCCGGCTCGCCCGCCGGATCCGCCGCGGCGAGGTCCCCATGACCGACGACGACGTCCACGCCGACCGCTATCTGATCGCCGAGGAGCGGCTGTCCGCGGCGGGCTACGACTGGTACGAGGTGTCCAACTGGGCGACCTCACAGGCCGGGCGCTGCCTGCACAACGAGCTGTACTGGCGCGGCGCGGACTGGTGGGGCGCGGGCCCCGGCGCCCACTCGCACGTCGGCGGGGTGCGGTGGTGGAACGTCAAGCACCCGGGCGCCTACGCGGCGGCACTGGCGGCGGGCCGCTCCCCGGGGGCGGGCCGTGAGCTGCTGTCCGACGAGGACCGGCGCGTCGAGCGCATCCTGCTGGAGCTGCGCCTGCGCGAGGGGGTGCCGCTGGACCTCCTCCGCGAGGAGGGCCTGAAGGCGTCCCGCCGGGCGCTGTCCGAGGGCCTGCTCCAGGAAGAGCCGTACGACCGCGGGCGCGCGGTGCTCACCCTGCGGGGCCGGCTGCTCGCGGACGCGGTGGTCAGGGACCTGGTGGACTGA